The DNA sequence caaccgccagtaaactgcatcggagaaattagctgtttcaaccgggtcgctacacaaaacactacgttaatgtttcaaaaaaaatgccgtaatcgttcgcttcaacttcaagctaataaattgaacataaacttttgtcttcaggtaacataaGTAAACgcattagctctctgtgtcgcgtgacagtggagtgctgcaaaagggagtgattgaaggctaatattaaccaatttaaaatcagcattaaaggtaagaatgtcaagctcacgattggttagaagggtcaccgtcagctcataaggcacatactgagtgtactaactagcgaatgtacagaggaagagacgttcgactgaaaaaagaaaaggttgcatcagaacaattatttgcactcgcacaaatgctcccaattatatttcgaagtcgcacagattaaattttgggagcatatgcgaccaaaatggtcgcaatttcgagccctgtttgagacattgacaaaatgttaaactattcgaattaaaatatgaaagaatgtatctaagtgtgtctgtctggtgtttgtttgttttagagaggcaccatatgtttcagatgcagacgtaattttacttagtgttacaagaaataattttaaatcgtcccgctgagataaagtctttgttttggtcatggaaattcagttaaaggttgtggaaaagtcatggaaaagtcattgaaaatcattggtgaaaaagtgtatgaaccctgggCTGGGGATTGAACCGACGACCTTCCAGGCAACTCTACCTCCTCAGTTGATGTCGCCCCTCGGAGATAAAGCGGAGATAGTAAAATCTTTTGTGCACAGTGCTGTCAGCATGTTTCCAACAGTGAAACAGACAATAATGATAATTCCTCTGGCGAATTGCCAAGTAAAAAATGGACATTATATTGATGTTTCTCTGAGTTTCTCAAACCTTCAGCtcatatttcagatattttcatggaattatgtCCTATAACATTGCATAGTGGTctataaatatatgttaaaaGTTGCCTTTTAAAGATGTGGCATAAGTAAACCATTGCCCTATAGACACAGATTTATGAAGGTAGGTGGTTTCTGTTGAATGTCAACAGCGGCATGATTGGCACGTGGTCGTCGGCACTTGCTTGTCCTTTACattcttttatgcaattaagtgaATTCTACTGTAgttaattttgcatttgcattgcaattttgaaaaaaaggaaatgaaaggcAATACACCATATGGTGGCAAAGACCGTTATTGCATTTGTAATTATCTTTGTGGTATATCGCCCAGTCCTAatactgcgtgtgtgtttgtatgaccatgcgtgtctgtatgagcatgtgtgtgtgttgcaggcaCTGCTGGGTGTGCTTTGCGAGTGAGCGGGAGGACCGGGTGGCAGAGTGGGTGAGCCCGTGCAGGTGTAAGGGCTGCACTAAGTGGATCCATCAGTCCTGCCTGCAGCGCTGGctggatgagaagcagaaggGGAACAGCGCCGGGGCGGTCAGCTGCCCCCAGTGCGGGACAGAGTACCGAATCGTCTTTCCCAAAATGGGTACAGTATGGGCGTGGATGTGGGCACGGGtatgggagggggtgtgggcATGGGAGTGGGTAtgggagtgggtgtgtgcgctggtgtgggagggggtgtgggcACGGGTATGGGAGTGAGTGTGGGCacaggtgggggtgtgggagggggcatgagagtgagtgtgggtATGGGAGTGGGTGTATGCGCAGGTGTGGGCAtgggagtgggtgtgtgcgcgggtgtgggCATGGGTATGGGAGTGAGAGGGGGCATGGGTGTGGGCATGGGAGGGACTGGGTGTGGGCACAGGTATGGGTGTGGGAGAGGGCATGGTTGTGGGCATTGGAGTGACTGTGGGCATGGGAGTGGGTGTGGGCACGGGTGTGGGTATGGGAatgggtgtgggagggggcatGGGTGTGGGCATGGGAGTGAATGTAGGCATGGGTGTGGCCATGAGTGTGGGTATGGGagtgggtgtgggagggggcatGGGTGTGGGCAtgggagtgggtgtggccaCGGATGTGAGCATGGGTGTGGGCGCAGGCTTGGGTGTGGGCACGGGAGTGAGTGGGAATGGGAGTGGGCACGGGTGTGGGCATGGGAGTGGGTGCAGGTGTCTCCATTTTAAGTTGAACATTATCTTGACTTTTAAAGCCTGACTACTTTgaagtctctggctccaatttgtacaacatggtggCACAATAACTGCCCTTCTGtggcacacaagctcacagttTTGGTACCAATACTTGTGAAATTCCACGATACTCGATGCTTCATAAATACgatcagttaagaacattctaatcacattatTCTGCTTGTGTAACAAtagctgcgtttccaccaaaattacctggaacttttagtcccaggaactacttttcaagaaactaaaaggttccttcagcccatggttgtctgcgtttccaccgcggtctaaagtcccgcgaagattaggcaaattagcccactgacgtatgaaaaagcgacgttgtcgtcggtccatccgtcctatgatttcttctgtaaccccatactaccaccgaagtagcctacattattttctaataaccgggacagcccggaggggtttattgcACTTATATACAACaggctaccaacaatgactgtatatggttactttcgtatttattgatttttatcgatttaaccacctggaattgaaatattcttctgcagccgtttgggcatattttaccgttgtcaagcaaaaatgttgttggtagttgaacttggaccgttgttatgcaacaaatagtatataacaggccaatagtaatagattgtaactgttttatatatcctctcaaacacattcattatgtttttatgcgaacattcgctttcatgtcttgacatccgaagcgacagaatgcattcacatttccaatataactggcaacaacagcagaaacatgcacccgttgtaaacaatttgctgtttgattactttctcatcgtcaattccatataggctaatcgcaaaatgacaagaatagaacgaaaactcggacttgcgtgaaaatttagatgagtagtggtacagccactgtttgctttccttcgaagttactgctagccgagcagcgaagtgtgccctccagatgcgaaccatgcaccataaattagtccatagtcttcctggtctttttgtggaattgaagaatggcagtaaaatggagtaaaattacggcagtctgaaaaagctaaagggacgattagtagaattaacctgttattttaccctgacaaaaagtgcggaaggtgatttccagtttgcttttactgtatcaccaatgttaattacgcagaactaccgcatacctcacataactgtatcaaacgttttgagtcgattacaacgggctaacaaagaaaatccagaagaaaatattcagcaaccgaattaatccgtttgaatgttttggtagcctacgtaatatgctgtcccagcacgaatgcttagcattttataaaacgaatactaaagcaagaaaagaacagaagagcacgttataattccaagacgttggcaggctataaccaaaactaggctactgcgccgcataacatacaagtttgatttgaagttattatgaaaataaattggtttgcggctgcatattttcaaacatggcggttgaaaataaatacaaaaaaatgctgcgagtactcgaccaatcagaaatgttcagcgctgcaagctccacccaaaaggttcctgtactttcggaaagtactaccccccgagcaggaactttttggggggtaaaataaagccccaggaactaaatttagttcctgcggtggaaacgcactgagttcctcaaaaggttcctagttccggcgtaaagttcctgcggtggaaacgcggctaatcACTACAGGTAATTTaaggcagtggagttctagaacactaatttagaattttggaagaaaagaaaacattctttaaatggttttgaaaaGTTATGAATGAACATTAAAGCTGCTGCTTACtgttaaataattgaaagcactatgagtttttaaaatgtttgaaaaaattgttattaatttaattttatttaagagtatCTCTTTCACGTACTTAACCAACCATTATTCAAGTAAACAATATCTCCTGACCACTCTGTTATCTCTGCACTCTCTGGGGTCTCTGAGGTGGGACCTGGGCTGCAGATGTGGTAAAGTGATGGATAAGCTAGTGATATGCAATGGCATTATACCATCATCTGCTGTGTCTGCTCCTGCTCTCATTTAATCAACGTATCTCTGGCATTACTAACAATATCTATTTAAACCAACCACTCCACTGATACGTGGATACCTGGGCAACTAGTTACAACACTGCTGTCATGAGGAtaaaccaagcggccaaaaccagactttgtttttgaagctcacttcctggtcttgttgacaGACATTGCTCACTAGCACCACTGCAGTTGGCAATGTCGGTATAGGTGTTTCCATATCCGGTTTCCCTGTaaagctgcgtttccaccacaggaacttTACCttggaactaggaaccttttcaGGAACTCcatgcgtttcgaccgcaggaactagggtctaaattaagttccggggactttattttaccctccctgctcggggggtagtactttccaaaagtaccggaacctttggggtggagCGCAAGCGCTGataatttctgattggtcgactacttgcagtgttttatttcaaccgccataaaaatctgcagccgcaaaccgatttattttcataacatacaagttttatttcaagttatgtcgcgcagtagcctacttttggttatagcctgccaacgtcttggaattataacgtgtgctcttctgttcttttcttgctttagtattcgttttataaaatgctaagcattcgtgctgggacagcatattacataccaaaacattcaaacggtttaattcggttgctcaatattttcttctggattttctttgttagcccgttgttgactcaaaacgtttgatacagttatgtgtggtatgcggtagttctgcgtaatttgcattggtgatacagtaaaagcaaactggaaatcaccttccgcactttttgtcagggtaaaataacaagttaattctagtaatcgtccctttagctttttcagactgccgtaattttactctgccattcttcaattccgcaaaaagaccaggaagactatggactaatttatggtgcatggctcgcatctggagggcacacttcgctgctcggctagcagtaactttggaagaaagcaaacggtggctgtagcACTGGTGGCTGTTTTCACGCAAGTcagagttttcgttctattcttgtcattttgcgattagcctatatggaattgacgatgagaaagtaatcaattcaacagcaaaatgtttacaacgtgtgcatgttttctgctgttgttgccagttatacatataaatgtgaatgcattcggtcgtttcggatgtcaagacatgaaagcgaatgttcgcataaaaacataatgaatgtgtttgggaggatatataaaacagttacaatctgactattggcctgttatatcctatttgttgcataacaacggtccaagttcaactaccaacgacagttttgcatgacaacagtaaaatatgcccaaacggcccctgaagaatatttcaatttcaggtgattaaatcgataaaaatcaataaatacaaaagtaaccatatgtagtcattgttggtaacccgttgtatataagtggaataaatccctccgggctgtcctggttattagaaaataatgtaggctacttcggtggtagtatggggttacagaagaaatcataggagagatggaccgacgacaacgtcgctttttcatacgtcagtgggctaatttgcctaatcttcgcgggactttagaccgcggtggaaacgcagacaaccatgggctgaaggaactttttagttccttgaaaagtagttcctgggactaaaatacaaaatacaaagtcaatcattttttctcacaagaacaaatagtcacaatgtgtattttattcatcttatgactgtccatgggccgatttcatgatttattgtgtcatttgggcactgttataatattttatgtggaccaatgaggtacacttcctgattactgcggtggactgagctacagtatgggctacagtctatggtcactgggctGGGAGGTGGCGCTGTCATGACAAATTTCATCCCCCCTACAAATTTCATCCCCCTATTCACTTCCGGGGTTACGTTTCCGGGTTACGTTCCCGTAATGCGTAAGTTCGTGTCAACTTGACTACCTTGCATGCATGGTTTTCAAGCGTTCTCTGTTGGTTTCTAACGACCGTGAGCgatcgctagctagctggctagctaggaAGAGAAGCTTTTGTAAAAGTATAAAAGAAACTcttccagctagctagctagtgatctgTCTCACTGGCTATCTATTTATTTCtctcgctagctagctagcgatctaTGAATCTTGCTAgtgagagagattttttttatattattgtacTCACTGTTTCACTTAATTTACACACGCCATTACACAAGCTAAGATACagaaataccacacacacatctgtattcggttcttatttttattgtttgttgtactcATGTTTTTGCAATATGTCTAAATATACATCATGcaaataaagcttatttgaatttgaatcttcGGACAGAGATCTGACCAAACGGCACAATGTAACCCCGGAAGTGAATAGGGGGGATGAAGTTTGTTGTGACGGCGCCttttggccttgacattgcggctccgactcaTCGTCCACCTGTTATCTCATCTGTGCAAAGCCAGAAAATGCAGACATCCCATTTCGTATAGTGATTTTATTATGGcatgtgctatttacagctgcgctgatcaaccataaaataatcctcctctgatgtTTTTTcggtagccaagtcatttttactatttcctttagcctacttaaccaaataattagttggcagaaagcctGATCAGCTAACGCTTGTTTGCTATGGGTAGTCCAGTATGCTAAAACTGTTCCCAACTTCGACTACCAAGCCATTCGACTAgaaagctagctaactaaccctatccggcaaatattcaatctatCAAACGTGTTTGAgagcttgtcagtcgtgtacattccgtaaatgtctacctgggccaatGCTTCACGggtgtgacaaagctactataatcccgattttgggaagGACCtcagaattttcagtttcacaaagcgaattaagagtcttaaggtttatgatttaatttgctggataacatacaacacacagtGAAATCACACGCACaaaattaaaactaaattaaCAATCATTGTAAGACTGgaatttagaaaggaacatgtttttagcatttaagagaccaacaagagcatttaagccagtggttctcagactTAGTCCCTGCGAATGTTGGCTTtggttccaaccacaattggcAGTCCGATCATTTTAACAAGTGCTGTTTTTCTTATTACGTGATTTTCGTTTTAGAGGGATCGTTTACCCTCTACagcacattatgccagaaacaACTAGGCATGCTATGAATGATAAACttcccatgttcatattgtgctatattgagCTATAATGCAAACAATTACTTTAAACATGGAACGATTTTTATCgcagtgtggggaaaaaacaaacacacaataaacTCCCCCAAAGTGCTGGGTCACAGAAACGTGTCAAATAGGTAAAGAAAAGACTCACACACTCGCTTGATGCTCCGGAAAATATAATAGCAGTGTTATACAAATGTATATAATAGTATACTGATGTGGTAGAAACGTTAACCAAGCTCATGGCTAAATAAATATCTTGCCGTTATATTTTTGGAGTATCGTTTGAGGGAGTGTGCGAGTCTTTACCTTAATCACTGTTTTAAGGCACTTCTACGATGATCTTTGAATGCTACTAATTTAGTCGTGAGGGAATTATTTACGTCTAGCAATTAATGGGAGTGCACACGGCTTTAAATGTTGGTCATTATTCAAATGACTAATTTCAATTTGTATTCCTCGGTTTGTCAGATAAGTGTGAGCCAGGTCTGAACCAAACGATTTCAGGCTGTATTGTAACCTGTTGTACAGAGTCCATTCTTTCACCTGTCAGCTATGAAGGACCCATGACTCTCTTTTTAGCATATATGAAAAAGGTTTTGTAGTAGCGTGTACTTCATGTTGCTTTGTGTAAAAGGAACAATATTTTtcacttctttcatttttttaagctgcagctgcagtcttgactttcaatcattttccttgattaacaagtctGCCCATGACCTAAATAATTCAATTGTAGATAAATACAGTTTCCTTCATCATGCCATGCTATgacaaatcaaataaatcaaattcaaaatgaattatataCTCAAAAATGCCATCTAACCTGTGCTCGtgcaaatgacaaaatctgtgTATATCCTGATCTTTGCCATGAACTTGAAAACGTTTATCCAGTTTTTAATATGCTAATGTCAATTTAAATGTGTACAATTTTGCGACGCAAATAGAATGTTTTTCTCGTCTAAACTAATTGAGAACTGTCTCTATCATATTTAGTAATTTGTCATTTCTAATCAAGcccaataattaaaaacaagttgacGCTAATAATAACGTTAATCATTTTAGGGGATTTTCTGCCTGCTCATTTTTCAGCTCCGCATCCGTCACTAGGGCACCCAATGGTTTTCTTtcaccttaaaaaaataacgaGCACTTTGCTGTAAACGATGGGTACAGACAATGTGACAATTAGGACGTTGGCTCttctccattgcttttaatggtctacaagaaaatacaaataatttgaaattcaCGCCTGCAAatccattattaaaatatttggtaGATTTTTTCATCCCTGTTGATGGTGTTAATTTCTACTTGTTTAATGTGACTTGCGAAAGGttagctagcgtcacccagtgAGTGAACACCACATACAGTGGTGGTGTAACAGTTATTGGCTCATTACTAATGGATTGTGGCGATAACCTTTGGTGAAAACTTGCTAGGTTAACAGCAGTTCTGAGGGACAtttattgctaatgcgtgagctaaccatgGCTAGCCTAACTAGCTCTGGCCTGATATGCTAGCTAGCATATTCGCTGATGTTTaactgagaaacataaattgaagataactgaacacaattacattattaatttcaTACTTATAAAGCAGTGAAAtaacagtacagtcacggatggaaattcagctctgtaaacatttgataataaattataaaacataacggcagacagccAGCTTACCTCGAGTTCGTTCAGAAATCAATTTAGATGATGGGTAAGTGAAGTAAGCCTGAAGGTCAATGGCTTTTCCGccccggactgtcaatcacactgtgTTCATGCCGTCTATGGTTCGGACCATGAACtctggttttggctccaaatcgacaacatggcggcgcccgccattgagcttcaaaacatgttttcgagacccacggagagtcaatgggtgatgtcacagtagctttgtccatatttttatacagtctatgggacaaacacatgcacgcacacacacaagcacgcacacacacacacacacacacaaccaagcaaacacacacacatacacaaccacgaacgcgcacacacgcacaaccacgaacgtgcgcgcgcacagccacgcacacacacaaacacacaaccatgcGCGCGCACagccacgtgcacacacgcacgaacactcAACCACGCACGCACAAAgccacgcacgcgcacacactcacaatcaagcacacacacaaccactccTGATACGTGGATACCTGGGAAAATAGTTCAGCACTGCTGAAGTGATGAGGAcaaatgcacgcatgcacacaaaaccacgcacacacacacaaaaccacacgcttgcacacacacacctatgtacacacacacacacacacacaaaatcacacacatgcacacacaaccacactcacacatacaaacaacttcacatacacgcacacactaccactcacgcacgcacgtgtgcacacagaagcgcgcgcacacactcatgcacactcacacacacagatgcgcacacacaagcgcacacacccacgtacACGGGTGTAGAGTGGAGCTAGGTTTTTGGGTATAAAACAAGATGACATGAACACCGCCAACTGTAGTGAGACAATGATATATAAGAGACCTTCACTCCAGAAATGTCCATGTAGAGGCCATTCACATAAAAcgttgtgtggtgtgtggctatggggaaaaaaaaaaactcacatatGGGAAGGTAGGAATCCATTGGTGGAATCATTTGACCACATTGTTATGATGCCACTTTCGATCATTTGGATTTGATTGATACCTTGAAAATAGAGTATTGATACCCAGCTCTGCTCACCCCTCTTACGCTTATTCCTACAACGCTTCTCTGCCTCCCTcgctgtctctccatctcccatCCACCATCCTCGTAATCTCTGTATCTTCaccatccctccctctttcccaggGCCCCTGGTGTACTTTCTCCAGCAGGTAGACCGTACCCTCTCCAGGGTCAGCCCATTTGCAGCAGCTGGAGTGGTGGTGGGCACAGTCTACTGGTCAGCTGTCACTTATGGAGCGGTCACagtcatgcaggtgtgtgtggggtagggggtggtgggtggtggggcggggctggctgCCTGTCATAGAGAACATGACGTCTGAATGCATGTGGTGGGGCAGTGAATGGATGCTTTCATGCTGATATGGATCTGGACGATTAGGTGTCTACTCTCAAGGAACCTTCTCTGCTGTCCTTTCTTACTCCCCATCCtattctctctcctctcaccatcctatcctctctcctctccccattTTTCTCTATCTCCTAGGTGGTCGGCCATAAAAAGGGCCTGGATGTGATGGAGAGGGCGGACCCCCTCTTCCTGCTAATGGGCCTGCCCACCATTCCGGTTATGCTGGTCCTGGGGAAGATGATTCGCTGGGAGGACTACGTCGTCCGACTCTGGCAGAAACACTCCACCAAACTGCAGCTGCTCAGCGGCATCCTGCCAGGTGGGCCCGACAGAGCAGAGCTATGACAAGACAGGTGGGCCCCACAGAGCAGAGCTATGACAAGACAGGTGGGCCCCACAGAGCAGAGCTATGACAAGACAGGTGGGCCCCACAGAGCAGAGCTATAAAAGGACGGGTGGGCCCCACAGAGCAGAGCTATGACAAGACAGGTGGGCCCCACAGAGCAGAGCTATAAAAGGACGGGTGGGCCCCACAGAGCAGAGCTATGAAAGGACAGGTGGACCCCGCAGAGCTATAAAAGGACGGGTGGGCCCCACAGAGCAGAGCTATAAAAGGACAGGTGGGCCCCACAGAGCAGAGCTATAAAAGGACAGGTGGAGCCCGCAGAGCTATAAAAGGACAGGTGGGCCCCACAGAGCAGAGCTATAAAGTGACAGGTGGGAACTACAGGGCAGAGCTATAAAAGGACAAGTGGGCCCCACAGAGCAGAGCTATAAAAGGACAGGTGGGCCCCACAGAGCAGAGCTATAAAAGGACAGGTGTGCCCCGCAGAGCCATAAAAGGACAGGTGGGTGGGTTGTCGGGCTTGAATTCTGAAAGTTAAGTGGTATTTAAAGGAATtaaattcttttgtttttcaaaaattcagAAACGTAATTAACCTTAGTGTtcggtgagagagacagtggaacaCACAAGATGTGTATGAGGTCCATCACAGGGGTCTCATCCTTTCTCGTACTCTGCAGGAATTGGCCGGCCTGTGCCACGTGTGCCGGTGGACGGGGGTTACGGCAGTGACCACCTCTCAGTATCACGCACCCTGTGCGGTGCCCTTGTCTTCCCCACAATTGCCAACCTGGCAGGACGACTGATGTTCCGGAGAGTACCGTCCAGCCTGCAGCGTACCATACtggtgagagagtgaaagaggaatAAGAGAGAGGGCAAGGTAGAGGGTGACCAAGGTGGACATCAGGCAGGGAGAAAGCAAAGGAACAAGGAAGAGAATGAATATTATGGAGCGGTTGAAAAGGTGGAGAATGGCTGATTTCACACCGCCAGCTTTTAACAGTCCATCACATCCA is a window from the Anguilla anguilla isolate fAngAng1 chromosome 14, fAngAng1.pri, whole genome shotgun sequence genome containing:
- the march5l gene encoding E3 ubiquitin-protein ligase MARCHF5; translated protein: MACVEEPPEKHCWVCFASEREDRVAEWVSPCRCKGCTKWIHQSCLQRWLDEKQKGNSAGAVSCPQCGTEYRIVFPKMGPLVYFLQQVDRTLSRVSPFAAAGVVVGTVYWSAVTYGAVTVMQVVGHKKGLDVMERADPLFLLMGLPTIPVMLVLGKMIRWEDYVVRLWQKHSTKLQLLSGILPGIGRPVPRVPVDGGYGSDHLSVSRTLCGALVFPTIANLAGRLMFRRVPSSLQRTILGGIAFVLIKGMLKVYFKQQQYLIQANRHILNYPEREGPGEGPQEDDNEDSGNE